Below is a genomic region from Thiohalobacter sp..
GCTCGCCCGCGTGCGCCTGAACCAGGATGTCCCAGTACAAGGAGACCATTGCCGGATCGGCCTTGTCATGTATCGCCAGCCTGCGGGCACTGCGGGCAACCTCCCTCGCGGGCAGGCGGCCGCTGCGCAGACCGGCGAGCAGCCGCAACGCGGCCGATTCGCTGTCCGTGGCCTCGCCAATCAGTTCGAAGGCCTCGGCGGCACCGTCGGCGCGCAGCAACACCTCTGCGGCCAGCCGCCGGCTGTCGGCGCCGCCGTCTCCGTAGTCCTGGTGATAGCGCTGCAGTGCCATACGCGCATCCCTGACCTCGCCCAGATCGAGATAGAGCCGTATCAGCAGCGCCCGCCAGCGCTGGCGGGCCAGCGCATCCGCAGCCCCGGCTGGCGCCTGCCACAGCAGCCGCCGCAGCGCATCCACCGCCTCGTCCCTGCGCCCCAGCGCACGCAGGGCCAGTACCCGCTGTTCCTGCAGCCAGACCCGGAAGGCCTCGGGCACGCCATCCGGTGCACCGTCAATGCGCTCGAGCAGCGCCTGCCAGCGCCGCGCCTCCGTCAGCAGCCGGATACGCCGGCGTTCCCAGCGCAGCCAGTCGACCGGGTTGTCGGCAAACGCGGGTTGCCGGGCATCGGTCAGCGCCAGCGCCAGCCCGTTGGCACCGGCCTGGGCCAGGCGCTCGACCTCGACCAGCGCCGCCGCCACGGCATCCGCCGCTGCGGGCGCGCCGTGGCTCACCTGCACGCCGGCCTCTTCGGCCCCGTCGACGACGGGCGAAAGCAGCAGCACCGCCGGCAGCAGCAGGCCAAAAAAAACGCCATGCCGGGCGGCATGGCGCTTGACGATCGAGACCGGCGAAGCGGCGGACACGGAGTCGGGCGCCTCGCGGGATGTCAGATCTTTTCCTTGATGCGTGCAGACTTGCCGGAACGCTCACGCAGGTAGTAGAGCTTGGCCCGGCGCACGTCGCCGCGACGCTTGACCTTGATGCTCTCGATCTGGGGGCTGTAGGTCTGGAACACGCGCTCCACGCCCTCGCCATGCGAGACCTTGCGCACCGTGAAGGCGGAGTTCAGACCGCGGTTGCGGCGCGCAATGACCACACCCTCGAAGGCCTGGGTACGCTCGCGGTTCCCTTCCTTCACCTTGACGTTGACCACCACGGTGTCACCCGGACCGAAGTCGGGAACCTCGCGGTTCATCTGTTCCTTCTCGATTTCCTGAATGATGTTGCTCATGATCTTGCGCCTCAGTTCAATCCGGTGATTCCGAATCCAGTTGTAAATCCCGTTCCCGCCGATACTCGTCCAGCAGTTCCGCCTCTTCCGCCGTCAGCGTCCGTCCGGCCAGCAGATCCGGCCGCCGCTCCCAGGTCCGGCCCAGCGCCTGCTTCAGCCGCCAGCGCCGGATGGCCTCGTGGTTGCCGCCCAGCAGCACCTGGGGCACCGCCCGGCCCTCGAACACCTCGGGCCGGGTGTAGTGCGGGCAATCCAGCAGGCCGTCCATGAAGGAGTCCTGCTCGGCCGAGTCCGCATCGCCCAGCACCCCGGGCAGCAGTCTCGCCACCACGTCGACCACCACCATGGCCGCCAGTTCGCCGCCGCTGAGCACGTAGTCGCCGATCGAGAGTTCCTCGTCGACGGCCAGATCGACGAAGCGCTCGTCGATGCCCTCGTAGCGGCCGGCCACCAGGATCAGTCCCGGCTCGGCCGCCAGCTCCCGGGCCACCGCCTGGTCCAGGCGTCGTCCCTGCGGCGAGAGCTGGATCACCCGCCCGCTCGCGCCGGCGGCGCGGGCCGCGGCCAGGCTGTCCAGCAGCGGCTGGCACTGCATCACCATGCCGGGGCCGCCGCCGTAGGGCCGGTCGTCCACCGTGCGGTGGCGGTCCCGCGCCTGGTCGCGCGGGTTCCAGGTGTGCAGTTCCAGCAACCCGCGCTCGATCGCGCGCCCGGTCACGCCATGGGCGCCGACCTGGGCGACCAGTTCGGGAAACAGGGTGAGGACGTCGATTCTCATGTCCGCTGCCCTGCCTTCCCTGCCGCCGCCCCGCGCGCCGGCCGTTTCAGAATTCCGGATCCCAGTCCACCCGGATGCGCCCCGCATCCGTGTCCACGTCCTTCACCACCTGGCCGGTCACGAAGGGTATCAGTCGCCGCCGATCGCCCTTCACCACCATCACGTCGTTGGCCCCGGTGGCGAACAGGTGGTCCACCAGGCCCAGGGACTGGCCCTGTTCGGTGACCACCTCCATGCCCTCGAGGTCGGTCCAGTACCAGCTGCCGGCCTCCAGTGGCGGCAGCTGCGAGCGCCGTACCGCGATCTCGCGCCCGATCAGGGCCTGGGCGGCATCGCGATCATCGCAACCGGCGAGGCGCGCTATCACGCCCTTGCCGTGCCGCCTGCCTTCCAGTACCCGCATCGGCCCCCAGCCCGAGGGACCCGCCACCAGCCAGTCGCGGTAGCGGACGATGTTCTCGCGCGGCTCGGTGTGCGAGAACACCTTGACCCAGCCACGCACGCCGAACACGCCGTTGATCTGCCCCAGGACCACCAGCGGATCCTGCGACCTTTCACTGCTGGACACCGGCGTCGTCGCGGGCGTCACGTCGCGATCAGGCCGACTGCGCAGCGTCCTGCTTGATGAGCGCGGCAACGCGATCGGACAGCTTGGCGCCATGACCCTGCCAGTAGGCAACGCGCTCGCGGTTCACGCGCAGGCGTTCCTCTTCGCCACCGGCGACGGGGTTGAAGAAGCCGAGACGCTCGATGTAACGGCCGTCACGACGGTTGCGGCTGTCGGTGACGACAATGTGGTAGAAGGGCCGCTTCTTAGCGCCACCACGTGCCAGGCGGATGGTAACCATTTTCGTCCTGTACCTCGGAAAATTGCGTGTTCGTTGCCCAGTCGAAAAGCCGCCCGGCGAGGGGCGGCCATGGGAAAGGGGGCATTGTACGGAAATCGCGGGAAAAGTGAAGCGTCCCGCACGCTTGCGGGCGATGCCCCGGGGACGCAAGGGACGGGCCGCGGGTTAGGGAAATCCGACAAGGCCCGGCAATCCTGTCGGCGATTCTTACATTCCCGCAAAAACCCTGAACACTGTGGCAGACATTCATTAAAACAACGAGTTGAAGCCCCACCGGGGCGCTCGACGATCCTGACGGCAGGGTCCATCTCGTCGGGATTCATTACAGTTCTGTGGCCCACGTTCGGCGTCCATCATCCGACCTGTCAGCAACCCACTGATCAACAAGGGATTCGAAAAACTGGCACGCCCCTTGCTCCACCCTGTCGCAACGCACCGCGGCGGTGCCGACAAGAATAGCGCGTTGGAGGAGTCACCCGGCAACATCGAATAACAACCAAAGGGTCGAGCTGGCCGGATGCCGACAACAACAGCAACAGGCAATGTCCAGCATCTGAAATTGAACGGCGGTTCCGGTGGAGGAGTCCGCCGTTTTTGTTTTCAGGGAGTCGTCCGGCCCACGGGCCAGTTCAGAACGGCAGGCCGGTGGGCATCCGCCCCTTCAGGCCCTTGAGCATCTTGCCCATCCCGCCCTTGGAGAACTTCTTCATCATCTTCTGCATCTGGGTGAACTGCTTGAGCATGCGGTTCACCTCTTGCACCTGGGTGCCGGAACCCTGGGCGATACGGCGCTTGCGCGAGCCCTTGATGATCTCGGGCCGCCGGCGCTCCTCTGGGGTCATGGAGTTGATGATGGCCACCATGCGCACCAGCTCGCGATCATTGACCTGACTCTTGACGTCCTTCGGCAGCTCGGCCATGCCGGGCAGCTTGTCCATCATGGCCGACAGGCCGCCCATGCCCATCATCTGCTGGAGCTGATCGCGGAAGTCCTCCAGATCGAAGCGCTTGCCCTTCTTGAGCTTGGTGGCGAGCTTCTGCGCCTTTTCCTTGTCGACCTTGCGTTCGGCCTCCTCGACCAGCGTGAGCACATCGCCCATACCGAGGATACGCGAGGCCAGGCGGTCGGGATGAAAAGGCTCCAGCGCCGCGGTCTTCTCGCCGACGCCGAGAAACTTGATCGGCTTGCCGGTGATGGCACGAATCGACAAGGCCGCGCCACCACGGGCATCGCCATCGATCTTGGTCAGCACCACGCCGGTCAGCGGCAGGGCGTCGTTGAAGGCCCGGGCGGTATTGGCGGCATCCTGGCCGGTCATGCTGTCGACCACGAACAGGGTCTCGACGGGCTCGACCGCGGCATGCAGGCGCCGGATCTCGTCCATCATCTCATCGTCGATGTGCAGGCGACCGGCGGTATCCACGATGAGGACGTCGAAGCCACCCTTGCGCGCCGCCGCGCGCGCGGCCTCGGCGATGGCCACCGGATCCTGGTCCGCGGTCGAGGGAAACCACGCCACGCCCACCTCGCCGGCCAGCGTCTTCAGCTGCTCGATGGCTGCGGGACGATAGACGTCGGCACTGACCACCATGACCTTCTTGCCCCGCGATTCCTTCAGCCAGCGGGCCAGCTTGGCGGTGGTGGTGGTCTTGCCCGAACCCTGCAGGCCGGCCATCAGCACTACCGCCGGCGGGGCGGCGCGCAGGTCGAGATCCTCGTTCGCGGCGCCCATGGTGGCGACCAGCTCGTCGTGGACCACCTTGACCAGGGCCTGTCCCGGGGTGAGGCTCTTCAGCACCTCCTGGCCGACGGCCCGGCTGCGCACCCGGTCGATGAAGTCACGCACCACGGGCAGGGCGACATCGGCCTCCAGCAGCGCCATGCGCACCTCGCGCAAGGCGTCCTGGATGTTGTCCTCGGTCAGGCGGGCCTGGCCGCGCAGGCGCCGCACCGTACTGGTGAGGCGTTCACTGAGATTCTCGAACATGCGTATTGCCTGTATGCAGCGGACGGCTGCCCGCCCCGCGGGCCGGCAGCGTACTCGGGGGACCGAGTATAAATCGATTATAACTGGATGACGTCGCCGCCGGACAGGCGATGCAGGGAGCGGTCGGGCACCCGGGCCCGGATCTCGGCGAAGATCCGGTCTTCGGCACCGGGCTTGAGGTGGGTCACGTAGATCTCCGGCCGGTGCCGCAGCTTTTCGAGATCGGCCGCCAGCATGCTGGGGCAGTAGTGGTGGGCCTTGCGGCTCAGTTCCAGGTCCTGGTCGCCGAAGGCACATTCGACCACCAGCACGTCCAGCCGGTCGGCCGCGTTGAGTGCCTCCCACAGGCTGTCGTTGGTCATGGTATCGCCGGAAAAGGCGACGGCATGCCCATTGGCGGCGATCCGGTAGCCGACCCCGGGCACCACATGGTTGACCGGAATCATCTCGATGCGCCGGCCGTCGAGTTCCACCGCACGGCCGGGTTGCATTTCCTCGAACCGGATCACCGGGCGCTCGGCCAGCGGCAGCACGCTGAAGTCGGGCCAGATCACCCAGTTGAAAATGTGTTCGCGCAGTGCGGCCAGCGTCTCCGCCGAGGCATGCACCACGACGGGCTCGGCCAGGTCGCTGAACACCGAGTCGATCATCAGCGGCAGGCCGGCGACGTGGTCGAGATGGGAATGGGTGAGAAAGATGTGGCGAACGCCGCGCATCTGCTCCAGCGACAGGGCGGACAGGCCGGTGCCGGCGTCGATCAGTATGTCATCGTCGACCTGGAAACAGGTCGTGTCCAGCGGGCTTCCGATGCCCCCGCTACAGCCCAAGGTCCTTATGCGCATCAGTCCGGTTTCCCTGCCCCGTTCACGCTCGATGGTCACGTTTCGCTTTCGATCCTGCCAGCGCGCTCCGCTGTACCCAGCCGATCCCGTCACACTTTCGCCAGCCCGGCACTTTCGCCGAGTGACTGTTTTCCCGCAAGATTGCCGTTCCCCGAGCATGTGGGTATGCTCCCGGGAACGTCGCCACGGGCACGCCTGCCCCTTTCGCTCAGAGCATGCATACGC
It encodes:
- the rplS gene encoding 50S ribosomal protein L19, which translates into the protein MSNIIQEIEKEQMNREVPDFGPGDTVVVNVKVKEGNRERTQAFEGVVIARRNRGLNSAFTVRKVSHGEGVERVFQTYSPQIESIKVKRRGDVRRAKLYYLRERSGKSARIKEKI
- the trmD gene encoding tRNA (guanosine(37)-N1)-methyltransferase TrmD; amino-acid sequence: MRIDVLTLFPELVAQVGAHGVTGRAIERGLLELHTWNPRDQARDRHRTVDDRPYGGGPGMVMQCQPLLDSLAAARAAGASGRVIQLSPQGRRLDQAVARELAAEPGLILVAGRYEGIDERFVDLAVDEELSIGDYVLSGGELAAMVVVDVVARLLPGVLGDADSAEQDSFMDGLLDCPHYTRPEVFEGRAVPQVLLGGNHEAIRRWRLKQALGRTWERRPDLLAGRTLTAEEAELLDEYRRERDLQLDSESPD
- the rimM gene encoding ribosome maturation factor RimM (Essential for efficient processing of 16S rRNA), with protein sequence MTPATTPVSSSERSQDPLVVLGQINGVFGVRGWVKVFSHTEPRENIVRYRDWLVAGPSGWGPMRVLEGRRHGKGVIARLAGCDDRDAAQALIGREIAVRRSQLPPLEAGSWYWTDLEGMEVVTEQGQSLGLVDHLFATGANDVMVVKGDRRRLIPFVTGQVVKDVDTDAGRIRVDWDPEF
- the rpsP gene encoding 30S ribosomal protein S16, which translates into the protein MVTIRLARGGAKKRPFYHIVVTDSRNRRDGRYIERLGFFNPVAGGEEERLRVNRERVAYWQGHGAKLSDRVAALIKQDAAQSA
- the ffh gene encoding signal recognition particle protein, with product MFENLSERLTSTVRRLRGQARLTEDNIQDALREVRMALLEADVALPVVRDFIDRVRSRAVGQEVLKSLTPGQALVKVVHDELVATMGAANEDLDLRAAPPAVVLMAGLQGSGKTTTTAKLARWLKESRGKKVMVVSADVYRPAAIEQLKTLAGEVGVAWFPSTADQDPVAIAEAARAAARKGGFDVLIVDTAGRLHIDDEMMDEIRRLHAAVEPVETLFVVDSMTGQDAANTARAFNDALPLTGVVLTKIDGDARGGAALSIRAITGKPIKFLGVGEKTAALEPFHPDRLASRILGMGDVLTLVEEAERKVDKEKAQKLATKLKKGKRFDLEDFRDQLQQMMGMGGLSAMMDKLPGMAELPKDVKSQVNDRELVRMVAIINSMTPEERRRPEIIKGSRKRRIAQGSGTQVQEVNRMLKQFTQMQKMMKKFSKGGMGKMLKGLKGRMPTGLPF
- a CDS encoding MBL fold metallo-hydrolase produces the protein MRIRTLGCSGGIGSPLDTTCFQVDDDILIDAGTGLSALSLEQMRGVRHIFLTHSHLDHVAGLPLMIDSVFSDLAEPVVVHASAETLAALREHIFNWVIWPDFSVLPLAERPVIRFEEMQPGRAVELDGRRIEMIPVNHVVPGVGYRIAANGHAVAFSGDTMTNDSLWEALNAADRLDVLVVECAFGDQDLELSRKAHHYCPSMLAADLEKLRHRPEIYVTHLKPGAEDRIFAEIRARVPDRSLHRLSGGDVIQL